TGTAATTGCGCTAAATCTCGATGAGGCGTTTTTACAAAATAAGCGCCCACCGGTTTACCTGCTTCAATTAGAATGGGTGCCCCTGACATAATATTTTCTTCTTTGGCCTTCGCATAAATTTGATTGTCTCCTCTTAAGATGCGCATTTGATCTTTTGTAAAAGCCAAGGCGCCTTCGTGTTTCCAACCAAACTGATGGTGTTTATCTACTTCAACACTGTCAATCAAAACCTGGTTTATTTTCAAATAAGCCGTTGAATTTCCTTTTGTCAATCCCTTTTCAAAATAAGTTCCATTGATTGCTGCAACAATAGAGGGATCAACCGTTACAGCTTGAGACAAGCTATCTTCAGGCCTAATATCTAGCAGTTCTAATTGCAAAGATTTACTTTTTTTAGGCAATGCTAACACGTGAACCGTTTGATAAGCCTCATAAGGTTCATAATATTGGCCTACTAAGCGATAAAGCATTAAATCATCCGCAAGGCGTTCTTGTTTCCACGGCATATCGTGTTGCAATAAAATGGAGGATTCTTTAGGGAGTACACTTTTACAACTTACAAACGCAAAAGAAAAACAAATCAAACCTAACACTTGTTTTTTTAACTGATATCTATACATAATTTAAAAATAACGCTGAAATAATGCTTCGATATGGGGTTGTACAGCTTCGATCCATCGAGCAAAACCAAGATCGGTAGGATGCACCCCATCTGAAGTACCTTCATGATCGGTTCCCAATAAATATTCGACATCTACATAGTGCAGGTTTTGAACCCCTTGTTGTATCAAGGCTTCATACTCTTTTTTAAACTGCTGATTCTGTGCCAATACTCGTTGACCTATGATTGTATTGAAATAACCTACTTCGCGAATTACAGAAGGAATCATAACAATGGGTACATCCGGATTTTTCTTTCGATACAAAGCGACAAACGCCGCTGTACGTTGTTTTATTTCCTCTACAGAACTATTGGGTACACAGTCCATAATAAATAAATCTACTTTGGGAATATCTGCTAAAAGTGTAGCTACTGTCTCTTCCATCTTAGCGCTTCCACCAAAACCATAGTTTAGAAACTCATACCCATATTTTCGTTCCAATTGAGCAGGATAAGCCATACCTGGTCGACTTGCGGAAGCTCCTTGTGCAATACTCGATCCATAGATCAAAATACGCTTGTCGTAAGTGGGTTGTATCGTTTTAAAAGTTGCCTCCTCTTCTACTCCTAGCTGTAAATTAACCAACTCGCTATATACAGGAAAATACAAGCGGTATTCTCGATCTTCTCCTGTTAGTTGATCAATAATGAGGGCCTCAGTACAATCACTTTTTGCATCAGGGAATCCCGAACGAACATATTGATAGGTTGTGCCTACCTTCGCATAGAGGTCCAAGCCTCTTCGATTTACTTCACTCAAATAAGCATAAACCGTCGACGGTTGAACACACCATTTGGCGCTAATTTGTTTGGCGTTGCTTTTAAAATCAACAAATAAACCTGCACTGTGCCTGCCCGTTTGCTTAACTCCCTTTGGTAACTCCTTATATTTTAGTGTATCTACTCTAGCAAAAGGTTGATGAATCTCGTAATATTTTACTTTTTTTCCTGTTTGCGCCCCCATACAAAATGAATGCAAACACAGCAGTATACCTATTATTTTTAGCATATAATTCCATTTAGATTACAGCTACAAAACAAGACAATTACTATTAGCTTACTATTAGCTTACTATTATCCTGAGGTTATGAAAGGTCTAAGTTTTTTTTCTCGAAACAATTCAGCAGTCCTACCTATCTTGGTCGATTTCCCCTTATCTTATAACATAAAAAAGAGAATGCTTATCAAATAAACATTCTCTTTTTAAACCAATTTATATATAATTACAAACTATCTGCTGCAGTTAGCTGACCAAATTTTGCCATCCTTCGTATAGGCAATAATCAACGTACTTGCATCAATTTTGATGAGATGGGCTTCATCTGAACCAATATTAATCACTGTATTTTCACCGTCTTTCTCAAACTTAACTCCTGTTAGATTGGGAATCTTATCTGAAAAGATAAAATTATAATCCTTGCCAATCTTCACAACTTCTACATTGCCATTTTCAGCATCAATATGGGTTTCCCCTTCCGTATAGGTGATATGTCCTTTATATTTTCCAACAAAAAGATCATTATCTGTTGGATCATCATCCTTACTACATGATAAGGATACAAAAGCGATAATACTACATCCTGCTAGTACCATTCCAATTCTTTTCAGTGTGTTTTTCATAATGTTTTTGTTTTTAGTTACTTAATAATGAAACAAGAATCACACTATTCCCCCTCTTTGTTGTATTTTTTAACATTTCATACCTATTAATCAACCATACAAGCATTATCTTTTAACAACCTTTATTTTAAAGCTGTGGAATTTCTGTAGAAATGTTCTACAAATCACACTAAAATCCATGCTTCTCCTTTGTGATTTCACTTTCAATTGCTTTACCTTTGTTTTTTAATTTTGTTTCCCATGAGAGAATTTCCTTCTATTCTAGTGTCTAAAGATGCCATTGCAAACGATACAGCCCTTGCCGTTGTACATTCAAATATTTCGGTTGTTAACTATTTACGTCATTCAGAAGTAGGTGATGATGAATTACATCCAGACGCCTTCGCAAGCTATTGCGTTGACTACTACTATAATACAGTAAAAAATGAAGGATTAGCTGCTTTTATTCACAAAACGCAGTGGGATTTGGATTTGATTGAAATTATTCAAGCGGGGTTAACAGCTATGAACGCGACAGAACATGTAGCTTATTTTGAAAAGCAAATGCGTCAAATGAAGCTTTTTAGCAAAATCAAACTAACTAAGTTTTTACAACAACCTTTCGAACAAGGCAAGGAAACGAGTCAATTATTAGAGGATAAGAATTTCCCTCAGGAAGATTTAGTTTTATTAAATGCCAATTGGCTCAAACAGCATCCCGATACGCAAGTTGTAACTATTGAAGAGATGCAAGAAATCATAACTGATTTTTTAACTGAAGAAGAAGATTAATTGATACTTAAAAGCGGAACAGTTATGCGTTTCGCTTTACTTTTTAGATCTAAGTCCTTACTTCCTTCTTCTAACCATTTCGTCTGTATTCATCTGGTGTTTGGCGCACATATTTTTTAAAGAATCGTGTAAAATAGGAACTGTCTTTAAAATTCAGTCGATATGCAATTTCACTAGCGGATAGGTTCGTGGTAATCAATAACCGCTTACTCTCTAATAAAATACGATCTCGAATTAAATCCCCTGCAGACTTACCCTTCAGCTTTCGACAAATGCTGTTCAAATAGTTCGGTGTTACCCTTAAGTGAGTCGCATATTCTTTTGGAAACTTATATTCATAAAAATGATTTTCAATCAACTGTTCAAAGTGATCTAGAAGAATATTAGAATTAACACTTTCATGTTTGATATGATTTTTCCGATCAATCTTTCGCTTAGAAATCAAAAGTATTTCTAATAAATAAATGCGAATCAAGTTAATATCCTTATTTATCTCAAGTTTTAGTTCATGTAAAATACTTTGAATTGCATGCTCTACCCGGTTTCCTACTGCATTATTTTCTAATAAATTATGCATAGTGAATCGATTAAAAAAAGCTAGTTCTTGAACAAATAAATGATTCGTAATGAATTTGGTTAAAAAAGCAGATTTAAAATTAATGATGTACCCTTTAATGCTTTTGGTCACACTCCAACGTTGTTGTTCAAAGTTACCGACAAAACAAATATCTCCTTTTTTCAATTCAAATGCCTGCCAATCCGCGTAATAAACGCCTTCTCCTTCTGTAATATAAATAACTTTAAAAAAGTCTTGTTGATTTAAAACAGTTAAACTAGAAGTCCCTAATTGCAAGGCTTGATTAATCTCCATCAATACAAAATCATGTCTATTTCCACTTGCATCATATAAAGCATAGGTATCAAAAATAGTATCTTTCATTATAAAGCAATTTTTTACATAAATTTATAAAAATAAATAACAAAAATCAATAATATTTAAAAATATTAAATCTTTTTAAGTTAAATAACACTCTAGACACAAGTAAATAATCTATTTCCAAATGACGGGTATGAGATTCAACTGTGCTGGAAAACAAAAAAATTATTCAGCTGTTCAAGGGGTAGAACAGCTGAATATACTTTCTTTTTAAACAAGATATTTAAAAAGACTCTTCTTGCGGCTATAGCCTTTTTATGTTATACTTCTTACATGGCGACAATGATGAACTCACTGCGTCTATTGACTTGATGCTCAGTTTCTGTACAACGTACACCATTGCTACAAGCATTGAGCAATTGTGTTTCTCCATAGCCACGTCCAGTTAAACGACTGGCTTCTATTCCTTGTTCTTTCATCCACTGAATGGTGGCTTTTACTCGACGATCAGATAGGTTTAAATTATAGGTGTCATTCCCTCTACTATCCGTATGAGAACGGACATCAATTTTCATGGTTGGATGCGCGCGCATTACTTCAACAATCTTCATCAATTCGATTGCTGCATCTTGTCGGATAATAGCCTTATCAAAATCAAAATAGATTGGCTTCAATTGCAATCGCTTAAATAAATCATCGTTAACCTCTAATGGCTTTGTCGTGCGTTCTAAACCAATATCGAACGTCTTAACTCCTGGATCCCGATTAGGGGTAAAAGCTAATTCTACCGTATTATATGCTTGTTTTTCTGCTTTTATACGGTATTTCACTCCACAATTTAAATCTGAAATAACATAGTGTCCTTGATTGTTTGTATGTAGTGTATCGCTTTTTTGATATAAAGCATCTGAAACAATAATAGACGCATTGACAAGTAATTCTTTTGTATCTAAGTCATACACCGTTCCTTGAATACTTTGTTTACATGGTTTTGCTGTGAATAGATAAATATCATCTGCTCCTTTACCTCCTGCTCGATTGGAACTTACAAAACCTTTCCCATCTTTTGGATCCAAATACAATCCGAAATCATCCAGACTACTATTAATTGGTTCCCCCATATTAACAACAGGACCAAAACTACCATCAGGATACATTTTAGCAACAAAAACATCCATTCCACCTAATCCAGGATGGCCATCTGAAGCAAAGTACAATTGGTAATCGGAGGAAATAAAAGGGAAACTTTCTCTACCTTCTGTATTGATTGCTTTTCCTAAATTTTCCACTGGGCCATAGCCGTTGTTTTGATACACTGCAACGCGATATAAATCCGACTGTCCCACCGTTCCTTTTCGGTCCGAAGCAAAATACAACCACTTTCCATCAGGAGTTAAAGCAGGATGGGCAGTATTGAAATTATCCGAATTGATTGGCAATTCCAATACTTGTCCCCACGACCCATCCGTTTGCTTTAAAGCACTGTATATTTTCAATGAAGAATTATGCGCTTTATTCTGTTTGCTTTTCCCGCTCGGTTTTGCATTATTTCTGGTAAAGAACATACGGTTCCCATCTGCGGTAAAAACAGCAGTAGCATCATTGACATAAACTGCTTCATCCAAAGGAAAACGCTCGGGATTACCGATTCCATTTTCGTCAATTTTTACTTGATACAAACGCGTATAACTTTCATTCGTCCACGAGTGAATCTTACTTTTACTTTGATGATCTGTATCTCGAGCTGTTGTGAACACAAACTGATTGCCTAGTAATGTCCCACCATAATCTGAATAAGCACTATTCAAAGGCAACAACTGAATATCATAGCGATTAGAATGTTTCTCAATATGCTCGAGATAGGCACGATTTTTATTGTACTCTTCTACTCTTTGATCTTGTTTTTCAATGAGTGAAAATTGATTCATCAATTCTTGAGCTTTCTCGTAATTCTTAACTGCCTTTAGTGTTTGGCTATAGCGATAATAATATTCCGAAGGAAG
The window above is part of the Myroides odoratus DSM 2801 genome. Proteins encoded here:
- a CDS encoding phosphodiester glycosidase family protein, which produces MYRYQLKKQVLGLICFSFAFVSCKSVLPKESSILLQHDMPWKQERLADDLMLYRLVGQYYEPYEAYQTVHVLALPKKSKSLQLELLDIRPEDSLSQAVTVDPSIVAAINGTYFEKGLTKGNSTAYLKINQVLIDSVEVDKHHQFGWKHEGALAFTKDQMRILRGDNQIYAKAKEENIMSGAPILIEAGKPVGAYFVKTPHRDLAQLHYENPERHQGVRHPRTAVALTEKEVLLITVDGRSTRAEGMSAKELTEFIQKYFPVQEALNIDGGGSTTMWISNHTATPVHGVINYPSDNRKQDHFGQRQLRNAIVIKKIR
- a CDS encoding DMP19 family protein, translating into MREFPSILVSKDAIANDTALAVVHSNISVVNYLRHSEVGDDELHPDAFASYCVDYYYNTVKNEGLAAFIHKTQWDLDLIEIIQAGLTAMNATEHVAYFEKQMRQMKLFSKIKLTKFLQQPFEQGKETSQLLEDKNFPQEDLVLLNANWLKQHPDTQVVTIEEMQEIITDFLTEEED
- a CDS encoding OmpA family protein translates to MVKQIIQVGLLTLSLSLGNLGYGQIRKEKQADKNFDRTAYIDAIEIYERMAEKGYINSSILQNLADAYYFNGKLTEANKWYTELFEGQYENKNVSELPSEYYYRYSQTLKAVKNYEKAQELMNQFSLIEKQDQRVEEYNKNRAYLEHIEKHSNRYDIQLLPLNSAYSDYGGTLLGNQFVFTTARDTDHQSKSKIHSWTNESYTRLYQVKIDENGIGNPERFPLDEAVYVNDATAVFTADGNRMFFTRNNAKPSGKSKQNKAHNSSLKIYSALKQTDGSWGQVLELPINSDNFNTAHPALTPDGKWLYFASDRKGTVGQSDLYRVAVYQNNGYGPVENLGKAINTEGRESFPFISSDYQLYFASDGHPGLGGMDVFVAKMYPDGSFGPVVNMGEPINSSLDDFGLYLDPKDGKGFVSSNRAGGKGADDIYLFTAKPCKQSIQGTVYDLDTKELLVNASIIVSDALYQKSDTLHTNNQGHYVISDLNCGVKYRIKAEKQAYNTVELAFTPNRDPGVKTFDIGLERTTKPLEVNDDLFKRLQLKPIYFDFDKAIIRQDAAIELMKIVEVMRAHPTMKIDVRSHTDSRGNDTYNLNLSDRRVKATIQWMKEQGIEASRLTGRGYGETQLLNACSNGVRCTETEHQVNRRSEFIIVAM
- a CDS encoding AraC family transcriptional regulator, which produces MKDTIFDTYALYDASGNRHDFVLMEINQALQLGTSSLTVLNQQDFFKVIYITEGEGVYYADWQAFELKKGDICFVGNFEQQRWSVTKSIKGYIINFKSAFLTKFITNHLFVQELAFFNRFTMHNLLENNAVGNRVEHAIQSILHELKLEINKDINLIRIYLLEILLISKRKIDRKNHIKHESVNSNILLDHFEQLIENHFYEYKFPKEYATHLRVTPNYLNSICRKLKGKSAGDLIRDRILLESKRLLITTNLSASEIAYRLNFKDSSYFTRFFKKYVRQTPDEYRRNG
- a CDS encoding SGNH/GDSL hydrolase family protein, which gives rise to MLKIIGILLCLHSFCMGAQTGKKVKYYEIHQPFARVDTLKYKELPKGVKQTGRHSAGLFVDFKSNAKQISAKWCVQPSTVYAYLSEVNRRGLDLYAKVGTTYQYVRSGFPDAKSDCTEALIIDQLTGEDREYRLYFPVYSELVNLQLGVEEEATFKTIQPTYDKRILIYGSSIAQGASASRPGMAYPAQLERKYGYEFLNYGFGGSAKMEETVATLLADIPKVDLFIMDCVPNSSVEEIKQRTAAFVALYRKKNPDVPIVMIPSVIREVGYFNTIIGQRVLAQNQQFKKEYEALIQQGVQNLHYVDVEYLLGTDHEGTSDGVHPTDLGFARWIEAVQPHIEALFQRYF